A stretch of [Clostridium] scindens DNA encodes these proteins:
- a CDS encoding glutamate synthase subunit beta, translating into MGKATGFMDYERQDKAAEAPRERIRHFNEFYTPLAKEEQELQGARCMSCGVPFCQSGQMIMGMASGCPLHNLVPEWNDLIYHGNWEEAYYRLKKTNNFPEFTARVCPALCEAACTCSLNGDAVTTKANEYGIIENAYEKGYASARPVKVRTGKKVAVIGSGPSGLAAADMLNRRGHSVTVFEREDKPGGLLRYGIPNMKLEKQVIDRKISILEEEGIEFVTGCNVGKDRKASTLLREYDRIILCCGASNPRDIKVPGRDAKGIYFAVDFLKSTTKSLWANEMQLKDGEYISAKGRKVMVIGGGDTGNDCVGTSMRHGAKSVLQLEMMPKAPDERTQDNPWPEWPKICKTDYGQQEAKAVFGHDPRVYQTTVKEFKKDKEGRVCQAVLVKLEAKKDEKTGRMMMAEVAGSEYTVEADLVLIAAGFIGSEDYITKAFKVEVNERTNVATPAGEYGTNVANVFAAGDMHRGQSLVVWAIREGREAAREVDISLMGYTNMDIQ; encoded by the coding sequence GTGGGAAAAGCAACAGGATTCATGGATTATGAAAGACAGGATAAGGCAGCGGAAGCGCCAAGAGAAAGAATTCGGCATTTCAACGAATTCTATACGCCGCTGGCAAAAGAAGAGCAGGAACTGCAAGGGGCAAGATGCATGTCCTGCGGCGTGCCGTTCTGCCAGTCCGGGCAGATGATCATGGGAATGGCAAGCGGATGTCCCCTCCATAATCTGGTGCCGGAATGGAACGACTTGATCTATCATGGCAACTGGGAAGAGGCATACTACCGGCTGAAAAAGACCAACAACTTCCCGGAATTTACCGCCCGCGTGTGTCCGGCCTTGTGCGAGGCGGCCTGTACCTGCAGCCTGAACGGGGATGCAGTCACGACAAAGGCAAATGAATATGGGATCATTGAAAATGCATATGAAAAAGGGTATGCATCAGCGCGTCCGGTGAAGGTGCGTACCGGTAAAAAAGTGGCTGTCATTGGCTCTGGCCCTTCCGGGCTGGCCGCTGCGGACATGCTGAATCGCAGAGGACACAGCGTCACGGTGTTCGAGCGGGAGGATAAGCCAGGTGGACTGCTTCGGTATGGCATTCCCAATATGAAGCTGGAGAAACAGGTGATCGACCGGAAAATATCGATACTGGAAGAGGAAGGAATCGAATTTGTGACAGGGTGCAATGTAGGCAAAGACCGGAAGGCATCCACGCTCCTTCGAGAATATGACAGAATCATCCTCTGCTGTGGCGCTTCCAATCCCAGGGATATTAAAGTGCCGGGGAGAGACGCGAAAGGAATCTACTTTGCGGTTGATTTCCTGAAATCCACCACCAAGAGCCTTTGGGCGAATGAAATGCAGTTAAAAGACGGCGAATATATTTCTGCCAAAGGCAGGAAAGTCATGGTGATCGGCGGAGGCGACACGGGAAATGACTGCGTGGGAACCTCCATGCGCCACGGCGCGAAATCCGTGCTGCAGCTGGAGATGATGCCAAAAGCTCCGGATGAACGGACGCAGGATAATCCATGGCCGGAATGGCCCAAGATCTGCAAGACAGACTATGGACAGCAGGAGGCCAAGGCAGTCTTCGGCCATGATCCGAGGGTTTACCAGACAACAGTCAAAGAATTCAAGAAAGATAAGGAAGGCAGAGTGTGCCAGGCTGTTCTGGTGAAACTGGAAGCAAAGAAGGACGAGAAGACCGGCCGGATGATGATGGCAGAAGTAGCGGGGAGCGAATATACTGTAGAAGCGGACCTGGTGCTGATCGCTGCCGGATTCATCGGCAGCGAGGACTATATTACCAAGGCATTCAAAGTAGAAGTGAATGAACGGACCAATGTGGCAACGCCGGCAGGGGAATATGGAACCAACGTTGCGAATGTATTTGCCGCAGGGGACATGCACAGAGGCCAGTCCTTGGTAGTCTGGGCAATCCGGGAAGGCAGAGAAGCGGCCAGGGAGGTGGATATAAGCCTGATGGGCTATACGAATATGGACATACAATAA
- a CDS encoding NlpC/P60 family protein has product MKKFGTRLLTAVVASSMIVTPVFAAPSVDDLKENKAAKESEVSSLQEQLTDIMSKLGDLEESLIEKGEEITKAEEDLKEAQEKEQEQYEAMKKRIKFMYEEGDTTALETLVTAENFSDLVNKAEYVQNVHTYDRKQLEEYVETKQQIADLKTTLEDEQKNMESMQAEYEDKESELSSTIVSKKAEVADLDSQIQAAAEAAAAEALAAQQQAAANNNGNNNNNNSNRNNNSSGNNNHANNSNSASTGGGTGNTSTAQAIVNAAYGQLGVPYVWGGTTPGVGLDCSGLTQYCHRVAGISIGRTSEVQGGGGRAVSNPQPGDLVCYGSHIGIYIGGGQMIHAPHKGDVVRVANVYGSPWYRRYW; this is encoded by the coding sequence ATGAAAAAATTTGGAACGAGGCTGCTGACTGCTGTCGTTGCTAGTTCAATGATTGTGACACCAGTGTTCGCAGCGCCATCAGTCGATGACTTGAAGGAAAACAAGGCAGCCAAGGAAAGCGAAGTGTCATCGCTGCAGGAACAGTTGACGGATATCATGTCCAAACTGGGAGACCTGGAGGAAAGCCTGATTGAAAAGGGCGAGGAGATTACAAAAGCGGAAGAAGATCTGAAAGAGGCTCAGGAAAAAGAGCAGGAACAATACGAGGCCATGAAGAAGCGTATCAAATTCATGTACGAAGAGGGAGATACGACCGCGCTTGAGACGCTGGTGACGGCAGAGAACTTCTCAGATCTTGTGAATAAAGCGGAATATGTACAGAACGTACATACATATGACAGGAAGCAGTTGGAGGAATACGTAGAGACAAAACAGCAGATTGCAGATCTTAAGACGACGCTGGAAGACGAACAGAAGAATATGGAATCTATGCAGGCTGAATACGAGGATAAGGAAAGCGAATTGAGTTCTACCATCGTATCCAAGAAGGCGGAAGTCGCGGACCTTGACTCTCAGATTCAGGCAGCAGCCGAGGCGGCAGCGGCAGAGGCTCTTGCGGCACAGCAGCAGGCAGCGGCAAACAACAACGGCAATAATAACAATAATAACAGCAACCGTAATAACAACTCCTCTGGAAATAATAACCATGCGAACAACAGCAATAGTGCAAGCACGGGCGGCGGCACAGGCAACACGTCCACTGCACAGGCTATCGTAAATGCGGCATATGGCCAGTTAGGCGTGCCTTATGTATGGGGTGGAACGACTCCGGGAGTAGGGCTTGACTGCTCAGGGCTTACACAGTATTGCCACAGAGTTGCGGGGATTAGCATCGGACGTACTTCAGAAGTGCAAGGAGGCGGCGGAAGGGCTGTCAGCAATCCGCAGCCGGGAGATCTGGTATGCTACGGAAGCCATATCGGCATCTACATCGGCGGAGGCCAGATGATCCATGCGCCTCATAAAGGAGATGTAGTAAGAGTTGCCAATGTATATGGATCCCCGTGGTATAGACGTTACTGGTAA